One window from the genome of Gadus morhua chromosome 16, gadMor3.0, whole genome shotgun sequence encodes:
- the LOC115528817 gene encoding ephexin-1 isoform X2: protein MQDIMRDVMQQNFFPLHGLGWMTFLYQEYRDTSKQQEIDLRRQRDGLTVKAEASGGLSSSMSSPPVGQLQLRNSINPMSLWQNLAIVQNSSLLNELSQKEIIMQEAMFELVSSEASYYKSLEILETTFLHNPVLSNTLSNSDMHFLFSNIKEVVKASESFLIDLENRIEQSILISDVCDIVHQHATEHFHVFNTYVVNQVYQEKTYRRILQENVAFRDAITSLEKLPCLRGLSFTSFLILPFQRIVRLKLLVQNILKKVEENSERETNAIKAHKELEQIVKDCNEGVRKMSRTEELISIEKTLEFKCKSVPIISHSRWLLKKGEVQQMSGPKSTRTIRSRKLYQPVYLFLFNNLLLITKRNSSGDKFQVLDSCTRAMLRTEDQEDQGQQLANIFNLKLLENQEERQVSYMLKTTSMSDKHRWICALTPHRRTRFMSTSAHQPDSPQVQCIQSYTAQEPDELSVEMADVLNILERTDDGWMMGERLHDSERGWFPTRVVEEIQNKEVRAQNRKEVLRIQQNKIDGPPSGVRGAGMRGNRRPPMVSNHSRTEGVQ from the exons CCTTCCTATACCAAGAGTACCGGGACACATCCAAGCAGCAGGAAATTGACTTGCGCCGACAACGCGATGGACTCACTGTCAAAGCAGAAGCATCCGGAGGGCTGTCATCAAGCATGAGTTCTCCACCAGTGGGGCAGCTACAGCTGAGGAACAGCATTAACCCAATGAGCTTGTGGCAAAACCTGGCGATTGTACAGAATAGTAGCCTGCTCAATGAACTCTCACAGAAGGAGATCATCATGCAGGAA GCCATGTTTGAGCTTGTTAGCTCAGAAGCGTCCTACTACAAAAGTTTGGAGATCTTGGAGACCACCTTTCTACATAATCCTGTTTTATCCAACACCCTGAGCAACTCAGATATGCACTTCCTGTTCTCCAATATCAAGGAAGTGGTGAAAGCCAGTGAAAG CTTCCTCATAGACCTAGAGAACAGGATAGAGCAGTCTATCTTGATCTCAGATGTGTGTGACATCGTCCACCAACATGCTACTGAGCATTTCCACGTTTTCAACACCTATGTTGTCAATCAGGTGTACCAGGAAAAAACATATAGACGAATATT ACAGGAAAATGTGGCATTTCGTGATGCCATTACGTCATTGGAGAAATTGCCCTGTCTGCGTGGACTATCTTTCACTTCCTTCCTCATTCTCCCCTTCCAGAGGATCGTAAGGCTCAAACTGCTTGTTCAG AATATCCTTAAAAAAGTAGAAGAAAACTCTGAAAGGGAAACAAATGCAATTAAGGCACacaaggagctggagcag ATTGTGAAAGACTGTAATGAGGGTGTAAGGAAAATGAGTCGCACTGAGGAGCTTATCAGCATTGAGAAAACACTTGAGTTTAAGTGCAAG TCTGTACCAATCATCTCTCATTCCCGCTGGCTGCTCAAGAAGGGTGAGGTGCAGCAAATGTCTGGGCCTAAGAGCACCCGAACCATTCGAAGTCGGAAATTATATCAGCCTGTCTATTTGTTTCTTTTCAATAATCTGCTACTTATTACAAAACGCAACTCAAG CGGCGATAAGTTTCAGGTTCTTGACTCTTGCACACGTGCAATGTTGAGAACCGAAGATCAGGAGGACCAGGGTCAGCAACTGGCAAACATATTTAATCTTAAGCTCCTGGAAAACCAAGAAGAGCGGCAGGTCAGCTACATGCTGAAGACCACCAGCAT GAGTGATAAGCACCGGTGGATATGTGCTCTGACCCCTCATCGGCGCACACGCTTTATGTCTACAAGTGCTCATCAACCAG ACTCTCCTCAGGTCCAGTGTATTCAGTCCTACACAGCTCAGGAGCCAGACGAGCTCTCTGTTGAGATGGCAGACGTCTTGAACATCCTGGAGAGAACAGATGACG GCTGGATGATGGGTGAGAGGCTCCACGATAGTGAGAGGGGCTGGTTCCCCAcccgggtggtggaggagatccagAACAAAGAAGTCAGGGCTCAGAACCGGAAAGAAGTCTTAAGGATCCAACAAAACAAGATTGATGGACCACCCTCAGGAGTTAGAGGAGCGGGCATGAGGGGAAACAGGCGCCCACCAATGGTCTCCAATCATTCCCGCACAGAAGGCGTGCAATAA